The following proteins are co-located in the Paludibaculum fermentans genome:
- a CDS encoding TonB-dependent receptor, with protein MKRIFYVVCIVLALGLPMLAQTLGEITGQIRDTTSAPVPEVAVTIVNLATNATRSSVTNEAGIYSFPSLPPGSYNLKAEKPGFKAAASTNIEVQVQQTVRLDLDLAVGSVSETIEVTAQASALTTENSTLGTVVENKRIVELPLNGRNYLQLVSLSPNTSTGFPSAGQARSRQGGFRSEQSIAVAGQRSSFNHYSLDGVENTDPNFNTFVIQPSIDALQEFKVQTGVYPAEFGRATAQINVLTKSGGNQFHGTVFEFLRNEKLDAKNYAFRSARPPKDPFKWNQYGGTLSGPVMIPKILNGKDRLFFMGNYEAFRQRRSTQSLYSLPSAAMRGGDFSEIAGGIYDPKTRTVGADGLITSTPFPGGIIPANRIEGISKKLLEFYPAPNLATSTPRVNNFQQAQGAPINRDQFILRLDWVESPKSQWAGRYSWGDEVQLNAGLKLNGSQVLTNVEQYMGSNTRTLTPNIVNETRFGYTRFYNSTARELANVRNVVDELAIPGLKGGAPITYGIPAIGLTNYSGFGDDSEGPYENKNRSMQFLNNTSWIHGHHTFRFGGEVRNEQFNQDGNQFARGSFGFEVNASRRGPTGTNLGGDAFADFLLGEVRRAEQAVAIGSARFRATSFSFYIDDTWKIASNITLSLGLRYENTPAWTDDSGRLFTVYMPFMDSTPAIQDRSRYPIFLRQGVGKDPYDGIAIRWPGIDVAQDGRLGNTMVRRDMNDFAPRIGISWSPTSKWVIRTGAGMFYTQDTGNPRFDMARNTAGRFRKESVSDRPDSQWANSFSSIVGAFPQIANPYAFANLYERRTPYSMQYLFNVQREFTSNFVIEAGYLGSVSRKLESLRAVNEALPGATGSVIQRSPYPYFGRIQLVDNGGRGNYNSLGVKVTKRYSRGLSTLMSYTWSKSIDETSGIRVNDGDTLFPQNSYCMRCERGLSAFDTRHRFVTSLLYDLPVGKGKGWNVSNSFADTIIGGWQVGTIVTASTGFPLTVTSGRDQSNTGAGFDRPMYNSGTDPNLSNRDPQRWYNPAAFVLQPFGTFGNVGRNTLISPSIVGVDFSALKNFRIPKTENHTLQFRFEAFNLPNHPNWGNPDTNAGQIQRDSAGNITNAGSYGVIGGTRTNMRNLQFALKYIF; from the coding sequence ATGAAGAGGATCTTCTACGTCGTTTGTATTGTGCTTGCTCTGGGCCTGCCCATGCTTGCGCAGACTCTGGGTGAAATTACCGGCCAGATCCGCGATACAACTTCCGCGCCCGTGCCTGAAGTTGCGGTCACCATCGTGAATCTGGCCACCAACGCCACTCGTTCTTCCGTCACGAACGAAGCCGGCATCTACAGCTTCCCGTCACTCCCGCCTGGCTCATACAACCTCAAGGCCGAAAAGCCCGGGTTCAAAGCCGCCGCCTCCACTAACATCGAAGTCCAGGTCCAGCAAACGGTTCGCCTCGACCTGGATCTCGCCGTCGGCTCCGTTTCGGAAACCATTGAAGTTACGGCGCAGGCCAGCGCGCTCACGACGGAAAACTCCACCCTGGGTACGGTTGTCGAGAACAAACGCATCGTGGAACTGCCCTTGAACGGCAGAAACTACCTCCAGTTAGTCTCTCTCTCGCCGAATACCTCCACCGGCTTTCCTTCCGCCGGACAGGCCCGCTCCCGGCAGGGCGGCTTCCGCTCCGAACAGTCGATCGCTGTCGCCGGACAGCGCAGTTCGTTCAACCACTACTCCCTCGACGGCGTGGAAAACACCGATCCGAACTTCAACACCTTCGTGATCCAGCCTTCCATCGACGCCCTGCAGGAGTTCAAGGTCCAGACCGGTGTCTACCCGGCCGAGTTCGGCCGCGCCACCGCCCAGATCAACGTGCTGACTAAATCCGGCGGTAACCAGTTCCACGGCACCGTCTTCGAGTTCCTGCGCAACGAAAAGCTCGACGCCAAGAACTACGCCTTCCGCAGCGCTCGCCCACCCAAGGATCCTTTCAAATGGAACCAATACGGCGGCACCCTGTCGGGCCCGGTTATGATCCCGAAAATCCTCAACGGGAAAGACCGGCTCTTCTTCATGGGCAACTATGAAGCGTTCCGCCAGCGCCGCTCCACGCAGTCTCTCTACAGCCTGCCCAGCGCCGCCATGCGCGGCGGCGACTTCAGCGAGATCGCCGGCGGTATCTACGACCCGAAGACCCGCACGGTCGGCGCGGATGGTCTCATCACCTCCACCCCGTTCCCGGGCGGCATCATCCCGGCCAATCGTATCGAGGGCATCTCCAAGAAACTGCTGGAGTTCTACCCGGCGCCCAACCTGGCCACCTCCACCCCGCGCGTGAACAACTTCCAGCAGGCCCAGGGCGCCCCCATCAATCGCGACCAGTTCATCCTGCGTCTCGACTGGGTGGAATCGCCGAAATCCCAATGGGCCGGCCGCTACAGCTGGGGCGACGAAGTCCAGCTCAATGCCGGCCTGAAGTTGAACGGCTCCCAGGTACTGACCAACGTCGAGCAGTACATGGGCTCCAACACCCGCACCCTCACGCCCAACATCGTGAACGAGACCCGCTTCGGCTACACCCGGTTCTACAACTCCACGGCCCGCGAACTCGCCAATGTCCGCAATGTCGTGGACGAACTGGCCATTCCCGGACTCAAGGGCGGAGCGCCCATCACGTACGGCATCCCGGCCATCGGACTCACCAACTACTCCGGGTTTGGCGACGACTCCGAGGGCCCCTACGAGAACAAGAACCGCTCCATGCAGTTCCTGAACAACACCTCGTGGATCCACGGCCACCACACCTTCCGCTTCGGCGGCGAAGTGCGCAACGAGCAGTTCAACCAGGACGGCAACCAGTTCGCCCGCGGTTCGTTCGGCTTTGAAGTGAACGCTTCCCGCCGCGGGCCCACCGGAACGAACCTGGGCGGCGACGCCTTCGCCGACTTCCTGCTGGGCGAAGTGCGGCGTGCGGAACAGGCTGTTGCCATCGGCAGCGCCCGCTTCCGCGCCACCAGTTTCTCGTTCTACATCGACGACACCTGGAAGATCGCCTCCAACATCACCCTGTCGCTTGGCCTGCGCTACGAGAACACCCCCGCCTGGACCGATGACAGCGGCCGGCTGTTCACCGTGTACATGCCGTTCATGGATTCCACGCCGGCGATCCAGGACCGCAGCCGCTACCCCATCTTCCTGCGGCAGGGCGTCGGCAAGGATCCCTATGACGGCATCGCCATCCGCTGGCCCGGCATCGATGTGGCGCAGGACGGCCGCCTCGGCAACACCATGGTTCGCCGTGACATGAACGACTTCGCCCCGCGCATCGGCATCAGCTGGAGCCCGACCTCCAAGTGGGTCATCCGCACCGGCGCCGGCATGTTCTACACCCAGGACACCGGCAATCCCCGCTTCGACATGGCCCGCAACACCGCCGGCCGCTTCCGCAAGGAATCGGTCAGCGACCGGCCTGACAGCCAGTGGGCGAACTCGTTCTCCTCCATCGTGGGTGCCTTCCCGCAGATCGCGAATCCTTATGCGTTCGCCAATCTGTATGAACGCCGCACCCCTTACTCCATGCAGTACCTGTTCAACGTACAGCGCGAGTTCACGTCGAACTTCGTCATCGAAGCCGGCTACCTCGGCTCTGTCAGCCGTAAGCTGGAATCCCTCCGCGCCGTCAACGAAGCCCTCCCCGGAGCCACCGGCAGCGTCATCCAGCGTTCGCCTTACCCCTACTTCGGGCGCATCCAACTGGTCGACAACGGCGGCCGCGGCAACTACAACTCGCTGGGCGTCAAGGTCACCAAGCGCTACTCGCGCGGCCTCTCCACGCTGATGTCCTACACGTGGTCCAAGTCCATCGACGAAACCTCGGGCATTCGCGTCAATGACGGCGATACCCTCTTCCCCCAGAACAGCTATTGCATGCGTTGCGAACGCGGCCTGTCGGCATTCGACACCCGCCATCGCTTTGTCACCTCGCTGCTCTACGACCTGCCGGTCGGCAAGGGCAAGGGTTGGAACGTCTCGAATAGCTTCGCCGACACCATCATCGGCGGCTGGCAGGTGGGCACCATCGTGACCGCCTCCACCGGCTTCCCACTCACCGTGACCTCCGGCCGCGACCAGTCCAATACAGGCGCCGGCTTCGACCGCCCCATGTACAACTCGGGCACCGATCCGAACCTGAGCAACCGCGATCCGCAGCGCTGGTACAACCCGGCTGCCTTCGTGCTCCAGCCCTTCGGCACCTTCGGCAACGTGGGCCGCAACACGCTCATCAGCCCCTCCATCGTCGGTGTCGACTTCTCGGCGCTGAAGAACTTCCGCATTCCCAAGACGGAAAACCACACCCTGCAATTCCGCTTTGAGGCCTTCAACCTGCCGAACCATCCCAACTGGGGCAATCCGGATACCAATGCCGGACAGATCCAGCGTGACTCGGCAGGCAACATCACCAATGCCGGGAGTTACGGCGTGATCGGCGGCACCCGCACCAACATGCGCAATCTGCAGTTCGCCTTGAAGTACATCTTCTAA
- a CDS encoding P-loop NTPase family protein, protein MTSLVGPRANYAPPVPQNLTDLGISQSLVIDLLVRRTMLEGFSTLESLSRALRLSLPIIDQAFRQLRQQQLIEVKGMVGNDYSFVLTQAGKQLASDRFQISQYAGACPVALRDYHAATKRQAAKVNIDRRALRAAFSDLVVPDRLLDQLGPALISQNSIFLYGPSGNGKTSIAERMLRVYQDAVLIPYAVEVDNQILSLYDPVVHTRLELDDPDIDPRWVMCKRPCIVVGGELIPSMLELRLDEASGIYAAPLQMKANNGIFIIDDFGRQLMSPRDLLNRWIVPLDRRVDYLTLRYGVKFQIPFELMVVFSTNLDPSDLADEAFLRRIQNKIEVEPVAPQVFDMIFQRVVSTKNVPAEYDSCEYLRKLCLSGGRTELRACYPLDIINIIGAISQYENRPLQVNKPDIERAVYLYFARS, encoded by the coding sequence ATGACTTCCCTGGTCGGTCCTCGCGCCAACTATGCCCCGCCCGTCCCGCAGAATCTGACGGACCTTGGCATCTCCCAATCCCTGGTGATCGACCTCCTGGTTCGACGCACCATGCTCGAAGGCTTCAGCACCCTGGAGAGCCTGAGCCGTGCTCTCCGGTTGTCGCTCCCGATCATCGATCAGGCGTTCCGGCAGTTGCGCCAGCAGCAGCTCATTGAAGTGAAAGGCATGGTGGGCAACGACTACTCGTTCGTTCTCACGCAAGCAGGCAAGCAACTCGCGTCCGACCGTTTTCAGATCTCCCAGTACGCCGGCGCCTGCCCGGTGGCCCTGCGGGACTATCACGCCGCCACCAAGCGCCAGGCCGCCAAAGTAAACATTGACCGCCGCGCTTTGCGCGCCGCGTTCTCAGACCTCGTTGTGCCGGACCGCCTGCTGGACCAACTCGGCCCCGCGCTCATCTCGCAAAACTCGATCTTCTTGTACGGCCCTTCCGGCAATGGCAAAACCTCCATTGCGGAGCGCATGCTGCGCGTCTATCAGGACGCTGTTCTCATTCCCTACGCGGTGGAAGTCGACAACCAGATCCTCAGCTTGTATGACCCCGTGGTTCACACGCGGCTGGAACTCGACGATCCTGACATCGATCCGCGTTGGGTGATGTGCAAGCGCCCCTGCATCGTCGTGGGCGGCGAACTCATTCCTTCGATGCTCGAACTGCGCCTGGATGAGGCGTCCGGCATTTACGCCGCGCCCCTCCAGATGAAGGCCAATAACGGCATCTTCATCATTGACGACTTTGGCCGCCAGTTGATGAGCCCGCGCGACCTGCTGAACCGCTGGATTGTGCCGCTCGACCGCCGTGTCGACTACCTCACCCTCCGCTATGGTGTTAAGTTCCAGATTCCATTCGAATTGATGGTCGTATTCTCGACGAACCTCGACCCTTCGGACCTCGCTGACGAAGCGTTTCTCCGGCGTATTCAGAACAAGATCGAAGTCGAGCCGGTGGCTCCTCAGGTGTTCGACATGATCTTCCAGCGCGTCGTCTCCACCAAGAACGTACCGGCTGAATACGACAGCTGTGAGTACCTGCGCAAACTCTGTCTGTCCGGCGGGCGAACAGAGCTCCGTGCCTGCTATCCGCTCGACATCATCAACATCATCGGTGCGATCAGCCAGTACGAGAACCGTCCGCTCCAGGTCAACAAGCCGGATATCGAACGCGCGGTTTACCTCTACTTCGCCCGCAGCTAA